In Apium graveolens cultivar Ventura chromosome 10, ASM990537v1, whole genome shotgun sequence, the following are encoded in one genomic region:
- the LOC141690791 gene encoding uncharacterized protein LOC141690791, with product MTREEILKEVKDKPFYYPPKLMQTPPESRPYNRQCDYHETFGHKTENCLSLKYFIEDQVKKGNMNKYLVRDSNKRGEAQKRGKNVVNVVLGGSHSPPRSPDFGEEVLSIQSLPDLVISFSSKDYEGVNPHHNAALVVTLDIFDNEVRRILIDSGSSVNILFKHTVDRMQLGSVHSNECREDPLYGFGHNLVPIQGTLYLPVIFGTAPKQVTHVSSFI from the coding sequence ATGACCCGGGAGGAAATCTTGAAAGAGGTAAAAGACAAGCCTTTCTATTATCCTCCGAAACTaatgcaaactcctccggagAGCAGGCCTTATAATAGGCAGTGTGATTATCATGAGACCTTTGGCCACAAGACCGAGAACtgcttatcactcaagtacttcattgaggACCAAGTGAAGAAGGGGAACATGAACAAGTACTTAGTCCGGGACAGCAACAAAAGGGGGGAAGCACAGAAGAGAGGAAAGAATGTGGTCAATGTAGTCCTAGGAGGCTCCCACTCCCCACCTCGGAGCCCGGACTTCGGCGAAGAAGTGCTCTCAATCCAGTCACTCCCAGACCTAGTGATAtccttcagcagcaaggactatgaAGGAGTCAACCCTCATCACAATGCAGCTTTGGTTGTCACTTTAGATatctttgataatgaagtaagaagaatACTAATAGACAGTGGTTCCTCAGTAAATATTCTCTTCAAACACACAGTAGATCGAATGCAGTTAGGAAGCGTCCACTCGAACGAGTGCCGGGAGGACCCACTCTATGGGTTCGGCCACAACTTAGTCCCAATCCAAGGAACTTTATATCTGCCGGTCATTTTTGGAACTGCTCCTAAACAAGTGACTCATGTATCAAGTTTTATATGA
- the LOC141690793 gene encoding protein FAR1-RELATED SEQUENCE 5-like, with product MALLRQLKEKSFGNFFYRVDLDEENRVRCLIWVDHRSLNAYTNFGDVVSFDSTYRTNRYCMPFIPITGVNHHYQNILFGFALMQDETEISYKWVLKTWLEAVGNRPPLTIITDQDIALGNGIAEILSDTKHILCSWHISNKFPEKLSALYTQYPEFKGDFNDCLYKSLSPTEFVGKWEVLVDKYGLEDHVWLNDMYAIKDKWIRAYTKQHFSAGMTTTSRSESMNSFFDEYVKASTGLKEFIENSQKALETQILNEVKADYETEYKERRLIFNSPLENHASSIYTKEMFRQFQNELRKSTSYVVNSCKDGSNYMWRLYLVEKYNVPDNLRRRYRVMVSLEGNIDCECKKFEHSGMLCKHILRYIDKKQKTMIPTIFIKSRWTASANKIDGFSPYNPPVLVDVGDSTTARYNALCKSFQGLGALGSCSKPRYNYVMDLIEKEKC from the coding sequence ATGGCATTGCTACGACAATTGAAAGAAAAAAGTTTTGGAAACTTTTTCTACCGAGTTGATTTGGATGAAGAAAATAGAGTTAGATGTTTGATTTGGGTTGATCATCGATCATTGAACGCATACACGAATTTTGGAGATGTTGTTTCATTTGACTCCACATATAGGACCAATAGGTATTGTATGCCGTTTATACCAATAACCGGGGTCAATCACCATTACCAAAATATCTTGTTCGGGTTTGCACTCATGCAGGATGAGACGGAGATTTCATATAAATGGGTTTTGAAGACATGGTTGGAAGCCGTCGGAAACAGACCTCCCCTCACTATTATTACGGATCAAGATATAGCATTGGGAAATGGTATTGCCGAGATTTTGTCGGATACCAAGCACATATTATGTTCGTGGCACATAAGTAATAAATTTCCCGAAAAATTGTCGGCTTTGTACACACAATATCCGGAATTTAAAGGGGATTTTAATGATTGTTTGTACAAGTCGTTGTCACCCACGGAATTTGTTGGTAAGTGGGAGGTTTTGGTTGATAAGTATGGACTCGAGGATCATGTTTGGCTAAACGATATGTATGCCATAAAAGATAAATGGATTCGTGCTTACACAAAACAACATTTCTCCGCCGGTATGACCACCACCTCAAGAAGCGAGTCCATGAATTCATTTTTTGACGAGTATGTGAAAGCTTCAACCGGGTtgaaagaattcattgagaattCACAAAAGGCTTTGGAAACACAAATTCTTAATGAGGTTAAAGCCGACTACGAGACCGAGTATAAGGAAAGGAGATTGATATTTAATTCCCCCTTAGAAAATCATGCTTCTTCTATTTACACAAAAGAAATGTTTAGGCAATTTCAAAATGAGCTTAGAAAAAGCACATCTTATGTGGTAAATAGTTGCAAAGATGGTTCCAATTACATGTGGAGGTTGTATTTAGTTGAGAAGTATAATGTGCCGGATAATCTTAGAAGAAGGTATCGGGTAATGGTTTCTTTGGAAGGAAATATTGATTGTGAATGTAAAAAATTTGAACATTCCGGGATGCTTTGCAAACATATCCTACGCTATATTGACAAGAAACAAAAAACTATGATACCAACAATTTTTATCAAATCAAGATGGACGGCGAGCGCAAATAAAATTGATGGTTTTTCGCCTTATAATCCTCCCGTTCTTGTTGATGTTGGTGATTCAACAACGGCAAGGTATAATGCTTTGTGTAAATCTTTTCAAGGTTTGGGTGCTCTTGGAAGTTGTTCAAAACCACGATACAATTACGTCATGGATTTGATTGAGAAAGAAAAATGTTAA